In Kordia antarctica, the following proteins share a genomic window:
- a CDS encoding transposase — MSIHYQNILNYFDNRSTNASAESFNAKIKAFRAQFRGIRNVKFFLFRTHYNFCIILKSHNFWT; from the coding sequence ATGTCTATACACTATCAAAATATACTCAACTATTTTGATAATAGAAGTACAAATGCTTCAGCAGAATCCTTTAATGCTAAAATAAAAGCTTTTAGAGCACAGTTTAGAGGTATTAGAAACGTAAAATTCTTTCTTTTTAGAACTCACTACAATTTTTGCATAATCCTAAAATCCCACAACTTTTGGACTTGA